A genomic region of Miscanthus floridulus cultivar M001 chromosome 3, ASM1932011v1, whole genome shotgun sequence contains the following coding sequences:
- the LOC136544284 gene encoding uncharacterized protein: protein MDGGSGLNILYIDTLDAVRIPQSELRLIGSPFHGVILGAQAYLLRQIDLPITFSSRSNFRSEVLTFEVVDFLGSYHAIFRRPCYTRFKAIPNYTYLKLKMLGPNGVITVSSAFSHAFECDRERYELATAVVNSFELSQLRELSTLVVLDYNKPTSSMTFHPLKETKAVGVNPTDLAKTGKLLRYIVSKCGIEANPKKIVAISNMGPIRNVKGIQRPIGYLAALSRFIS, encoded by the exons atggatggaggtagtggcctcaacatcctatacatcgacaccctcgatgccgtGCGCATCCCCCAATCAGAGCTCCGCCTGAtaggctcccccttccatggggtaatactgggagcacaggcatacctgcttagacagatcgatctgcccatcacattCAGTAGCCGgtccaacttccgctcggaggtcctcacctttgaagtggtggactttctagggtcctaccatgccatcttcaGGCGGCCATGCTACACAAGATTCAAGGCAATCCCCAACTATACTtatctcaagctgaagatgctgggaccaaatggcgtcatcaccgtgagtagcgccttctcgcacgccttcgagTGCGACCGTGAGCGctacgagctcgccaccgcgGTCGTTAACTCGTTCGAGCTCTCGCAGCTCAGGGAGTTGTCaaccctagtagtcctagactacaacaaaccaacctcctcgatgaccttccacccactcaaggaaaccaaggcagtgggtgTCAACCCCACCGACCTAGCCAAAACG gggaagctgctcagaTACATTGTATCTAagtgcggcatcgaagccaaccccaaaaagattgtagccatctccaacatgggtcccatacgcaatgtcaagggcatacagaggCCCATCGGCTACCTggctgccctaagccgcttcatctcctag